TTGATTGTTAAGCCAGTAGAATGGCCATGCTGTTTCCAGGGGAATGTTCTCTGGCGCATTAGAACACTGCAGACACAGCAGAGTATCAGTAAATTAAATCAGCAGAGTGTaacttttcattaaaaatatgACAGATGGAACCCCTTTGGACTTTGAAGTCGTGCTTTTAATCAGAGAGTCTTTTTGCAAGATTAAAGTTAGTCCCTCtcaaaagaagataaaaagttattgataaaaaaaaaaaaaaacagtggtATGCTTTTCAGAAATACAAACTgtaaagagaaaaagaaacttGATTCAGGACAGCATTCATGACTCTTTGACCAATATTGATTCTTTTCCACATTTGTACTTTGCCGCGTAAGGAAATGTCTAttgtttttaattaaaatttacTTGTTTCCTAGGATCTTTTCCGAAGATAACGACCCAACAAAGGATTTGATCAGACTGAAAATCTCATCGCATCCTTCTCAGTTCTATTCAGAAATTATGTGTTCCAAGATAATTTTAGTCCTGATGGTGATTTTCATTGTAACTACTGGTGGTGAAACTTGCCACCCCAATGACCTCAAGGCCTTGACTGATTTCAAGGCTGGGATCCGCTATGATACTTCATTCAGGCTAGAGAAATGGAATGGGAGTACTGATTGCTGCAAATGGGAAGGCATTTTGTGTGACAATAGCACTGGTAGAGTCATAGAATTGAATCTTCCAGGTCTCCTCACCTTGTATGATGCTCCAGCACAAACAGTCATGGACGGCCAGCTATCTCCTTCCATTGCACTTCTGAGCTCTCTGGAAGTTCTTGATCTTGGCGAAGTTCTTGAGCTCAAAGGGCAGATTCCTCCGCTGATAGGAAATCTCACAAAGCTCCGAAAGCTGTTGCTTGACACCAACAAGCTTAGTGGTCCAATACCAGATAGCATTGGTAAGCTACCTAAACTTGAAGAATTGTGTCTGAAAGAGAACTACTTTTCTGGTTCTCTTCCTTTCAGCCTCGGAAGTCTCAGGAGTCTTAAAAGCCTCGATCTTAGCTCGAACAAATTTTCTGGTTCTATACCTGATTCTATGGAAAATTTGACAGATTTGGAGAGCTTGACTCTTCAGGAAAACTTCCTAACTGGTcatattccaaataatattggTAACTTGCGGGCTCTCAAAGAGCTTGATCTATCAAACAACTTCTTGACTGGGGGAATTCCTTTCTCCATGAACAAGCTAAATTCCATTTCAAGCATCTTCCTTGGCAACAACCAGCTTGAGGGAGAGATACCATTTCCTTCAAGCCCCGGTCAGATGTCTTCCCTCGCCTTTCTACGCCTAAATGACAATCATCTGACAGGCAGGCTACCTTTGTTTTTTGGGCACCTGAAATCACTTCAAAGAGTCATTCTTGACAATAATCAGATTGAGGGGCCTATCCATTCCAATTTTAGCGATTTAAAAGCATTGACAATGTTGTATCTCAGCAGAAACAGGTTCTCTGGTAAACTACCAAGAACTATTGGACTGCTCTCTCAGCTTCAGTTTCTGGATCTCTCTTACAACATGATTCAAGGACCACTTCCTTTGGAGATGTCTACTCTCACAAATCTTCAACTACTTGACCTGTCATTCAACCATTTGAATTTGTCATCCATCCCAACTTGGCTTGTGGAGTTGCCATCACTGTTTCAGCTTCACTTGGCTGGATGTGGAATACAGGGTGAAATTCCTGGATACTTGGAAAGACCTGCAAGCATATTGCAAGAATTGGACTTATCAGATAACCATATTACTGGGAGCATACCTGCATGGATTGGGAGCTTCACTAGTCTTTACCTTTTGAACCTCTCCCAAAATTCCCTTGCTTCCAAGATTCCCGATACAGTTACCAAGCTTGGACGCTTAGGGGTGCTGGATCTTCACTCAAATAGGTTATGGGGTCCTCTAAATCTGGTATTTCAAATGCAAAGCAGTGGAGGATTGACTTATATTGATCTTTCTGATAACAGCTTCTCAAATGATATTGAGCAGGCTGACATGGGAACGCAACAGGGGATTCAGTACCTCAATTTATCACATAACTTTCTCCATGGTAAAGTGCCAACAAGTGTCGGAAAACTGCAATCGCTGCAGACTTTGGATTTGAGTTATAATCGGTTTGACTCTGTCCTGCCAGAATCATTAGCAAATGCAAGCATTTTGGTGAGTCTAGAGCTGCAGAATAATCTGTTTACAGGCAGAATACCAGATGGGTTTTTGAAATTGACAAAACTCAAAGAGTTGAACCTATCAGATAATCTTCTTTCTGGACAAATTCCTATTGGTGAGCCTCTAATTAATTTTCCAAAGAGCTCTTATTCTGGAAATAGAGGACTTTGTGGCAAACCCCTTGCTACCTGTAGCCCACACACTGTGTATCCGTATATTACTTAGTTTTGGTCTTTCTTCGGGACGAAGATTGGAATGTGATAGCAGCAGCTGGAGTCAATTTTATACAAATCAAAGCTAAAGCTTAGCTAAAAAACTGATTTTATACTTTCGCAATACTTAGTTTTCCCTTTATTCACATGTTCATTACCAGCAAGATTGCTATATTCCTGTCAGAAGCCAGAAGCAAATGCACCCGTTTATGCATGAATTATGTGTTTAGTAAGAAATCATGCATCATCAATGGAAGAAAAGCAAAGCAGGACTAAGAACATTCATCATTTTATACTATATGATAGATGAGGTGCATGTTCCCCGAGGGAAACTGCTGCAAAGAAAATCAGAACTAATCAAGACTGCAGTATTAGCGGTGACAATGTTCATCTAACACTTGCAATGGTTAACGTACAGATGCAAGTCTCAAATATAACGCAGTTTAAGGTATAATCAACACTCTTTCATCTGATTCATTTCAAAGGCGCGCTCGCGGTCGTGGCCCGGACCGTTCCACATCGGTTTTGGCATATCGATCGCGGCTTCGACGAGATacaaatttttaaaacatttaatattttaaaaattgtaaaaaaatgataaacaaaaataataaaaattagaGTTGACTCGGGGCGATTCGGCCGTTTCTATCTGTTTCGAAAACGTCTCGGCCGAGTTCTCAGTAATAAATTATCTCGGAGTCATTTCGTTTCAATATCGGAATGGAAAGCCCGATTCCGGTGACTACTCGTCTGAGTTGTCTCGGTCTCGGCCAAGTCTTTGAACCATGGGTACAACGCAGTTTAATTCTATACTGAAATATCAGAAGATGGAAATAATTTCGACTGAGATTTAAGAACTGTTATGACCCGCTGAAATGCGTCTGACTTACGTGTCCAAGCATGAAGAGTCAGAACAATGCCTAACATCTTCAATTCTGTAAACATTGATTCCAAGAATTGGCACTCCATTGGAGGCATCAGTGATACATATACACAATAATTAGCATTTACATTGACGAGGTACTCCTGGCATTATATTTATTGAACTTCTTTATCTCATGAATCTTCAGATAGAGATTTTTCGTCCTCAGAGCAAGCAACATATCCAAGCCGAATCCAAATACACAAGTGGTGGCCATTATGATGAACACAAGCCTGTAACAATGTGGCCCAAGGCAAGAGTTTCCAACTCGATCGATGGAAGTAGTAGCCTGAGCATCATACAAATAACCAGCAAGAAGGCCAGAGAAGAGGAAAGAACCAAGAGGGAGATTCAACATCAGAATGTTGTATAAGAGACCGTAATATTTTAACCCAAATAACTCTGATGCAACCGGAACCGTAATGGCCAAACGCACTCCGTAATATATCCCCACCAAAATAGAACCTATATAGAGAGATCCAGGAAATGCAACGGCCATCACTACACATCCAGCAGCCATTAGAATCTGAGATACGGCATTCCACATTGGCCTCGGTGTTGCCTTTTTCCTgcaaaaattaaacaaagatGAACTCGGTTCAGACTAAAGAAGAACatagaaatttgaaaaaaaaaaattatcaattcCCTAACAAATGCAAATGTTAGATCATAATGATAACATACTCGATACAGTATTCTGATGCCATGCCTGAAATAATACGACCAAAAAATCCCCAAATGCTGGTGAGAGAAATGAAAATGGAGACATCATTGTATCCTAACGCTTGTCCCATCTGTCCAAGGTTGTTAAGCACGCACATTCCAGTCCCCACTCCAAAAGGAATGATACGAACAGTATCCAAGAATCAGAGGTGCGCATTGCCTCAACAATGGTGTGATCCTCCCCAATAACAGGCTGATGCTTCTTATCCTCATTAGCTTCCTCCACTATTGCACCACTCTCCTCATTTTGGGGCAATAGAAATTCGCTTGCTGGCCCTTCAACATCTACAACTGAAGTTGGTTTTGCAACGATGAAGTAGACTGGGACAAATAACGGGATAGCAAGCAGGAATAACAGGCCAGcagcaaaaattgaagaaataagATGCCCATGCATGGCTGCCAGAGATGTCGTAGGCTAATAGATAAAGTGCTATAATCATAGCAACAACATTAAAGAAGTGAAAAATAACTGACTGATCTTTTGCATCATTGGCTGTAGGTGGGATTTCGCGAAGCAAAATAGCTGCTACAAGGCAGACAATTGCAGGAATGATTGCCAGTGTAAGAAGAAAAGCAGAGGGTTTGGCCGAGAAGAGTGCTGCGGATAGGTCTGTGAAAATGGCTGTGCTTAGCGCTAAATAACCTTTTAAGATCCCTGATACAGGACCCTGATTTGTTCTAAAGTTTCTCATGCAGGTCACTAGAATTGCTTTTCCTGTGGTGTCTCATAATACAAGTCTTTGAAGTATTTACAGCCATGTTTTGGCtccattgaaaaaaaatatttgcccaTAGATCATGGTTTCAGTGTTCACCAATTCAGGATTAAAGTGGGTCCTTTTGCAAAGTTGGCACAACTCTTCGAATTGTTTCTGGTTTTGATCACTGTTTAGTCAATCCGCGAGCGGGACATAACTGGCTGCATATTATCTGTCTATCTATCTATACCATCTATAAAACTACCTTGAATGATTTACTGACGAGTATTTCTTattttttgatttgtttaatATGCCCAAAATTATATAAATGTTAGTTTTGAGTGTAAAATTGAGTATCATGGACAATTAAGATAATACAGGAGTTTACAATTTGGCTAAAATTTAAACTTTATTAGTCTCCTCCcccttttctatttttcttttacgTTTTTCTAGCCGTGCCAAAAAAAATCTTAATCGTAGTGGCTGCTAATTGAGGTCCTATTAGCATTCATGGCTTGCATACTTTTGACAATTAGAAATCCTACCTTATATACTGCATGAATTGTCAAACCCATGTATggtttcaatcaattttgtttTGACAAGATTTTTTGTGTACATACGTATGAGTTCATGAAACTGGTTAAGCAAATTCCAATCTTTAAACAGAGTGTCACGGCAAAATCTCATTAGTCAATTAGTGTAATTAAAATAACAAACATATACTActacccctctttctttttttttgaaaaattattttgcTACCCATCAATTCTTTTGATTatttaattccactttgtttttctttttaatgctattatttatatatatatatatatatttagatTATTGTTTCATCAAGCATAGTACCTCTCATTTGGCCAAATGGAGCATGCATTGTGATTCAAGTAAATATGCATTGTGACTACTGGCATATTTATAGCAGCATACCAGCAGATAGGCCGCATGCCCCCCATTAAACAGACTCCCTAGGAATTGGCAAGGCTCTTTGATTCATCCTTGTAGCTCTGAAAAAGTTGTCCAACAAAATCTGGATTCATAAGGTTGTCCATCATTTACCACATCCCAGGAGAAGTCTAACTGCAATACTTCTATAAATTGATAGAGAAATTCATAAAGAGAACAGCATATCAATCAGCTTAAGTAGCGTGCAAAGTGAAAACTGCAAGTTTCTTGATCGTGAAACATTTAATAAACAATGATCAATAAGATTGCATGTATATGAGTTGCTATATAACACGGTTTACAATTCTTTTAAATACGAGCATGACATGAAAGACATTCATGCAAGTTCCCAGCAGGCAACAGCCTTTTTATCATCGGGGCGGATGTACTTGGCATTTAACTTGGGTACAAGAATCAGCCCTCGAAGCAAGAACTCGTACAAACACTGTAGAATATTTGAATATTTTCGTGAATGTAGATGTATTGAATTCTAGTAAATCATAAAAGGTgcataaaattatcaaatcaattagACTGCGATACACTACATACAACCTGAACCTGGTAACTAATCGGATATGTACAGCGAGATAAAATTGGATTACTATGTCCCCCACGACTCAAAAACTGGGCACCCTTGAACAACTACCCCTTCTGCAGTCGGGCAAGAAGCTAAGGGGCATCCATCTGCTTTACTTCCCCACCAGTCAAGGCTAACATGCCCAATGTCCAAAGCCAAATAAAGCAATACTCCCATGAAAGCTAATCCAGCATCGAGCGCCCCAGATAACACATAGTTGTGTCGACTCCACCAGCTTCGATAATATCGGTAGGCAATGAATCCAGAAAGAAATGCAATTATAACCCAGCTGTTGTAGTTCACAGCAGTAGCTGGTGGCATATTGATTATTCCAGCTAATACTACAGGCACAGATATGAGACTAATCCACTGCTGGCTTGGAAACGCCTTGTGCATAAGCCAAACTACAGCAGGAGCCACAGCTCCAAGCACGAAGGCCCAGTTAATGGCAGAGTAGTAACCAAGATCTCCAAAAATTCTCTGCGGTCCAATTAAACCCCATATGACAGAGGCATCATAGAACACATGGTCGCCTGGGCAAGTCCAGGGGCTGCCAGGAGGAAGCATTGCTCTGTCACAAATGTCTGGGACTGTCTCCAAGAGCCACCATGCTGTTCCTAGATGCACAAGAGCTGATACTAGAGTGCCAGCAACCTGAATAGGGAAGATGATGGCAAAAAGACTCAGAAGGATAAAAGCAAAAGCTTCACAACTAGACGTACATGCATATTATATTGATTATTAAGGATCTGACTTTTGCCTTACTCATCCACTTTCTGTTTGGGAACTGAATCTTACCTGAGCCATGAACATGTCTCTGGGAGGAATCTTCATGTAATGTCCAAGTTTGAAATCCTGCAGAAAGGCTAGGGCCTGCTTCATACTGATGTACCCATACACCTTAAAGGACATGTTTGCAACAGGATATCCTGGGTACAAGTACCCAATGATGTACTCTGTGATCACATTGAGTCCTGGTGTCTATTGAAAAGAGAACATGCACATTAGTGAACAAAAATTGCATACTACGGTTTCTAGATATGAATGATTAACTTCAAAGTCACATTGAGATACAAGGAAAACCCTTTTACAGTTCTAGTGAATTAATCTAAAGCTACCTAATTAGTCTTAGCATATATTATAGTATTCGCAAAAGGTTGAAGAGCTCCAAGACTAGATATAACAGGACATGTGCAATATATCGcagaaatcatttcaaaagttaaatAATCCCACCATGCTCAATGTTCTATCACGTTAGTACATATGATGGAATTCCAACAAGCCCATAGAGAtgattattttattcttttatctctTTGAAACATAGAATATAGCAGCATCACATACGAACGCATCATTTCCCAATCGCGTAATATAATATCTGGATCATTCAAGCCTGAAAGGCATTGATAGTTTATACATCAAATTATGAGTACCACAGAGTGATTGACAGGATCTAGCTTGATCACATAAAAGAGTGCGACAAGTCAATTAAACACTCGAGGAATAAAGTAATCAACGTTCGTACATTAAGAGAATACCAGTAAAAACACAAATGTCACACAGTTGGAGAGTCTGTCAAAAGGCAATGGCAAACTTACCTGATTTGTAGTGGCAGTGATGACACCTACTGGGAGGGTGAAAAAGAAGGCAAGACCACACGCCAGCAAGACAGCCCACCATGGTAATTGAAGCTGGTCATTGTAGTATTCACATATAAATATGGTTGCTGCAATGTTAACTAAAAGAATGCATGTGAACCACCATTCAGGAACTTGCTTATACATCCTCATAAGCTTTGTGTGCACATCCAATTTCTTCTCTTGGAAGGCAGACTTGCTCAGCCGCCATAGATCTCTATAGAGCATGACATTCAGGTCACTTTTATGCCATAATGCATAAATGTTTAAGAGCATTGTCTTCGTAATAAATTTCAATGGCTCCAAGTCATGCCTTAAACAACCTACTGGAGCTATTTGAGAAGAAGACTTTGGTCTTTAAGCTAATGGAAAGAAGGTTTATGCTTCACAAACTTAGGAACGTTTTGATGAagcaatgattttttttttcaaagaaagtTAAGAAGATCAACCATGGATGAATTATGACTCATTCAGAGAACAAAAGCCAAATCCTAAAGTTGATCTGTTTGCAATCTAGCATAAATAAAGGCCATGTAAGAAATTTAGATAATAGCTGAAGCTATAGGCATTCCACCTCAGAAGATGCATCTTATACTCTTCTCTTCCCCTATGCTTTTTGCAGTTACTGAGGTCAGAATCAAGAAAAATTATCCAAGAACTATTATGATTTGGTAGCATTTCAGaaagcccaaaaaaaaacaaaagactaAGTAGTTTTCCTTAACTGCATTTTCTGTATAAGCAAATCAAGATAGTAATAATATGTTATATTGGAGTTAAACTTGAACACCTATCATAATAATTTGGTGAAACTAACCTTCCATGGAAAAGGAAGACATGAACAACAGTAGCAGTGAGGCAAGCAAAACTGAAACCATATGTAATAGCAAAGAAGGTACTGAGATACAGGCGTCCCTCATTCTCGTATGCAGTTAGATCAATGTGGAAGTTTGAATCAATGATGGCTGAGATGTTGTAGTTTTGTCCCTTTGATGTGAAGAGGCCGTCTGAGTAAATAGGAAAGGTTTTTGCCTTGTAGATATTGAACCAATATGCAATAGGGGTGATAACATACATCATGAGAAAATAGCCAACAGCAAGATTAGCAGTTGCAAACCAAGGGCTAGCCAGTGGGCTCCCAATGTAAGAACATATGCTAGACCAGTCAAGACCAATTGCACCAATACCAAGACCATGAAGTCCTGAACCCAGCTGTTGGGCAAGAACGGAATTAGGGAAGATCCAACATATCCAGGAAAGGGAGGTTAGCATGGGGAAAAGGTATCCAGGAAGGACATAATAAGCAAAGCTGCAGATGAAGGCAATAAGGAAGAACTGATTCCTTGACAATCTGCCCTTGATTCTCTGTTCTTTCTCATCAAGCGCCCTGGCAAATATAACACAAGCTCAAAGACATTAAATAATTTGCATTGAGTTCAACGTCAAGAATAGCCGAAATTTCTAATGGTGGAACTTTGATAATCTAGTCCAAACAAGATTTTAGTGTAAATGTGGGTGGAGGAGAAAGTTGAGAAACAATTTGAGAGATTGTAAATGCAACCAATAACCATTTGCAAGTTTGTCCATCCAGGGTAAAAGACTGAGATGGCAAATGACGGTTGAAAAGAACATCACATATCTTAGCAGTTTAAGATACCCAAAATTGTTATTCTTCAAAAGTGTGTTAATTCTTAGTTGCCATGTATTATTCAAACAAGTACTAGCCTTCGTCACATCCATCACCATGAACTTGGATGAAAAGGACACAGCAAGGTTGGTCACTTGGCACAGACTAAAACACAAAACGACACCAAGCAAACTCAATGTACCATTATTTACGAGCAGTAGTACCAAAATAAAATAGAAGCCCGAGCATTTCATGTACAATAAGACAGAAACAAAATAATATAATCAGCCACGTGGCGCAGAAAACATCCACTTTAACGCAAGAGTCCACGATAAGTTCGGCGTAAATGGGTTACTTATACCTGAACAAAGAGACCTGGACGAGGTTTTGGGGCCACCACATTTCAGCGGGCTCCACCAAGTAGCGCCTGAGAATGCCGGCCCATCCAAAGCCCAAAACCTGGGTAGTTATAACCACCACCAGCGCCACCCAGAAAGTCAACCTCTGCCTGTAAAACACCTTCACGGCACTAACGATATGAATCGAGTAGGGATTCGCCGCGCCGGAGTTGGCGAAGATGGTGATCAGCACGTGCTCTTTCATGTTGAAAGGTCCCGGATTCAGGGTGAATTCCCACTTTTGGCCCTTGAAGAACACTCTGCTCGTCAACGCCGAAGCCATGAGGTGGCCCAGCGGCACCACGGCGATCTGAGCGGAGATTGAGCTGATAGAAAGCGGCTCCCGCCGGAACCAGAAGAACTGGTTGAGGAAAGACAGGACAACGCATGCCAGGGCTCCCAGGACCCACATCCGGAAGGTGACCACCGGCAGGGTCCGGTCATCCGTGACGGGTACCGTGAGAGCCACCTGCTCCACCGGAGAATTCTCGTCTCCGAACGGCTCGCACGGCGGAGAAGATGTTCCGGAACCGGAGGCATGGTCTTTGTATGGTTCAGCCCGTTTCTCGGCTGTGGAAAAGACGATTAAGTGATTAAATTCAGGAGATGCTTAAAGGATTAGAAAGAAGATAAGTGGAGAATTGAGGTCGGTTGAGTTGAGGTTAAAGGAAGTGAAAAAGAGAAGCGCTTACCAGTAAGAAGTGGAGCTGAAATTTCTTCAGCGTCCTTCCTCATGCTTCATTCATTCGATTCTATCAATTCCAAAGCGAATCTGGAAAAGTGGAGCTTTGTGTCCAGTCCAGTGTGCTTGGCAACCATATCGGTAATTACTAATTAATAATAGGGCTCCAAAGAATGTGGGGCCAAGGTGAAGAAGCTTTTGATCAGGGCCGTTGAGTAGTGCCAAATTCTGGACATGGAAGGAGAGAAGGATTAATCACTGCCGTTAGATGTGATGCGAGTGGGCCCACTGTAAAGTTTTGAAGTTCATTGGTGACGTGACGAATTAATAATGTGTTGTCTCATCACTCATGGGGTAAATAAATGGATCAGGAATTTTAACGTGCGGTTAGATTAGAATCTGAGGACTTGTCCGGGAAAACGTTATTTTAGATTCTGCTGACCATTCATGCGAACCTTTGACACAATGATTCACTTCATAAATGTATTCGGACGTTTCCACGGGAAGATACGTCTCTACGCGGACTGCAGAGGAAGCCAGCATGGCAGGGAATTGTCCATACTCCATGCTGTCGAGGCAGTTGTTATTCCCCAGCATGTTACCCTTCCATGTACCAAAAgttgctggatttttttttttttttttgggtttgtgTAAATCTGATGGATCGATTTGTCCAGAAAGAAGTCAAATTTGGAGTGGAACAATTTATCCGTGGTAGCTCCATATCCTTGAAAAACTTTCGGAAATAATCAGTTGGCAAAATGTGTGTATGTAACAAAAGGTCGAGTGGCTATGAGAACAACCTCATCAGGGCCCAGGTCGAATGTTCGAGTCCTCTCTCTATCGCTTCGAGTCTCTTGGGAGCGAGAGCTCGGGGTGCAGACTGCAGTGGGATTTGTCGGGGGTACAACAATTCCTCCGGATACCCACTgtattgaccaaaaaaaaaaacaaaaacaaaaggtgGCGGAACTTTGCAACCACCCAAACCAAAACAATGGAAGCAAATAAATGTACTAATCATGGAGCAATTTATGGCTTCGCCATACGCTACGGGGTTTTTGtatttttgaagaaatttaattgGCGTTTGTTAGCAAAAGAACTCAAGTTTAATGCTTACtgaaataattaaaaaacatcatttgaaaaattttgctatccaaacaaaccttaTATAGGATTTAAGAGTCGCGGTTGGAGAAATTAAGGTAGGAGAATTGGATGAATTTTGTGGAAATTTTTTGACATTTGCTCAAGGTTAGAGGAGATGGTGAAGTTTTGACATCTTAGCCCAATggaaagagctacaacttttctgcttgaaaaaaaaaaaaaaaaaaaaaaaacctcttcTAGATAGATAACCCTAAAATTTCACTTTTGGAATCCAtcattcgaaaaaaaaaaaaaggttgacaCTCTTACAAGAgtctttgtttttattttctattattaGGTGAAATATAAATGCCTattccttttaaaaaaaaaaaattgaatgccTATTCATTCTTTGATTGATTGACTCGATGATTAAAATATCGTGTACTTTAAAaactagcaaaaaaaaaaaaatcatgccaAGAATCGTATATTCAAATATTGGATCATTTCAATAATGACTACAAAACACACATTTAgccgtatatatatatagtggtAATAAAAAGGCATGGATGCAGGCATGCAGTCCAACAACCGAAAACATGCCGCACACATCTGGTTAGAGAGCACGCTCAGCAATTTCCAAACCATCAAGGTGGACAATATATTCGACGTCGACTGTCAAAAATCAGCATGAACGAGAAGAAATCTTCTTGGTACAGTTAATGGGTGCGTAGAGCGTTGTTACACCACCAATTTCACCAATGTCTACGTTATGGAAGCTTGTGAAGTCGTCAGGAAGGAGCCATGAAAAAACTAAGCTTGACCCCGACTTGGGGACCCGTTATTGCCCTTGCGACTACCACGAGCAAAAACAGGAAGCAAAGAGGAAAAAGCTGGCCGCACTCGGAGTGAAAGATTCTGTGAATTATTACGATCCGGACGGATACCACAATCGTCCTCCCCATCATCACACGGAAAACCCAGACGACTTCAACTTTCATGACTACTCCTCCCAATCCCATGATCATGGGTATCCCTCTTATCAAGATACCTATTCATCGTCGTCGCGGCCTGAGCCGGAGACGGAGCCGCCACACAATTCGTCGTATATAAGTGGTACAGAGTACTATGGAGTGGACGAGTCCAGGCATCTAGTGGATGAACCTGATTGTAGTACTACTGGTATTGAATCAGAATATTATTATCCTGCACATGAGAATGGGTTTCCTGTGGATGAACCGGACGCTGGTAACTGGCGTTCTGGTGATTATAGATTCGACCGTAGTCAGTGGGAGGCCAATTCCGCCCAACAGTTTTATGATTTTGTACGTGGGAGTGGGAGATATTGGTGAAATTATTTGGGAGAGTTTGATCTGCCTTGCTTGATCTTGGAGGAGAAGCCATACTAGTCTGTCGGTCTATGTTCTTGTTTCGGCAGTTTTCTTTCTGGCCAACGCTATTTAGTTTAGTACTTGTGTGGTACTTTGGCATCATGCATGCAACAGGACTTTTATTAGTAGAAATTTCGGATTCACATCATCCTTCTAGCATCGAAATTTGGgggttctttttttctttttcttttttcctccagGGAAAATCTGCCCATTTTGGCGATATGCCCTGCAGAAGAAGGGTCCATGActacagaaaaaagaaaaactacagGAGAAAAGTTGACctatagagtattatttgaaataattaggGTAATACTTTTCGTgacgtgagataaaaaagtaattggaaatataaaaagatgagttgagaaatatatttataatgcaagcgaaatattatttgagatatttgtaCCATCCAAACACTCCACCTGTTTCCATTTTTCACTAATTTTAGAAAGGACAATAGCCGTATCTTTCTTCGACTTCGAGAAGAATTCACATTGCATTTTTTAGTTTCAATGATTGCGCGAGGTACCTAAACTTGAGGATTTCAGGCATGTGTAGTTTCCTTCTTCGCTTCCCATTGGA
This sequence is a window from Coffea eugenioides isolate CCC68of chromosome 7, Ceug_1.0, whole genome shotgun sequence. Protein-coding genes within it:
- the LOC113778476 gene encoding LRR receptor-like serine/threonine-protein kinase FLS2 isoform X1, which produces MCSKIILVLMVIFIVTTGGETCHPNDLKALTDFKAGIRYDTSFRLEKWNGSTDCCKWEGILCDNSTGRVIELNLPGLLTLYDAPAQTVMDGQLSPSIALLSSLEVLDLGEVLELKGQIPPLIGNLTKLRKLLLDTNKLSGPIPDSIGKLPKLEELCLKENYFSGSLPFSLGSLRSLKSLDLSSNKFSGSIPDSMENLTDLESLTLQENFLTGHIPNNIGNLRALKELDLSNNFLTGGIPFSMNKLNSISSIFLGNNQLEGEIPFPSSPGQMSSLAFLRLNDNHLTGRLPLFFGHLKSLQRVILDNNQIEGPIHSNFSDLKALTMLYLSRNRFSGKLPRTIGLLSQLQFLDLSYNMIQGPLPLEMSTLTNLQLLDLSFNHLNLSSIPTWLVELPSLFQLHLAGCGIQGEIPGYLERPASILQELDLSDNHITGSIPAWIGSFTSLYLLNLSQNSLASKIPDTVTKLGRLGVLDLHSNRLWGPLNLVFQMQSSGGLTYIDLSDNSFSNDIEQADMGTQQGIQYLNLSHNFLHGKVPTSVGKLQSLQTLDLSYNRFDSVLPESLANASILVSLELQNNLFTGRIPDGFLKLTKLKELNLSDNLLSGQIPIGEPLINFPKSSYSGNRGLCGKPLATCSPHTVYPYIT
- the LOC113778476 gene encoding probable leucine-rich repeat receptor-like protein kinase At5g63930 isoform X2: MCSKIILVLMVIFIVTTGGETCHPNDLKALTDFKAGIRYDTSFRLEKWNGSTDCCKWEGILCDNSTGRVIELNLPGLLTLYDAPAQTVMDGQLSPSIALLSSLEVLDLGEVLELKGQIPPLIGNLTKLRKLLLDTNKLSGPIPDSIDLESLTLQENFLTGHIPNNIGNLRALKELDLSNNFLTGGIPFSMNKLNSISSIFLGNNQLEGEIPFPSSPGQMSSLAFLRLNDNHLTGRLPLFFGHLKSLQRVILDNNQIEGPIHSNFSDLKALTMLYLSRNRFSGKLPRTIGLLSQLQFLDLSYNMIQGPLPLEMSTLTNLQLLDLSFNHLNLSSIPTWLVELPSLFQLHLAGCGIQGEIPGYLERPASILQELDLSDNHITGSIPAWIGSFTSLYLLNLSQNSLASKIPDTVTKLGRLGVLDLHSNRLWGPLNLVFQMQSSGGLTYIDLSDNSFSNDIEQADMGTQQGIQYLNLSHNFLHGKVPTSVGKLQSLQTLDLSYNRFDSVLPESLANASILVSLELQNNLFTGRIPDGFLKLTKLKELNLSDNLLSGQIPIGEPLINFPKSSYSGNRGLCGKPLATCSPHTVYPYIT
- the LOC113778860 gene encoding oligopeptide transporter 7-like, whose translation is MRKDAEEISAPLLTAEKRAEPYKDHASGSGTSSPPCEPFGDENSPVEQVALTVPVTDDRTLPVVTFRMWVLGALACVVLSFLNQFFWFRREPLSISSISAQIAVVPLGHLMASALTSRVFFKGQKWEFTLNPGPFNMKEHVLITIFANSGAANPYSIHIVSAVKVFYRQRLTFWVALVVVITTQVLGFGWAGILRRYLVEPAEMWWPQNLVQVSLFRALDEKEQRIKGRLSRNQFFLIAFICSFAYYVLPGYLFPMLTSLSWICWIFPNSVLAQQLGSGLHGLGIGAIGLDWSSICSYIGSPLASPWFATANLAVGYFLMMYVITPIAYWFNIYKAKTFPIYSDGLFTSKGQNYNISAIIDSNFHIDLTAYENEGRLYLSTFFAITYGFSFACLTATVVHVFLFHGRDLWRLSKSAFQEKKLDVHTKLMRMYKQVPEWWFTCILLVNIAATIFICEYYNDQLQLPWWAVLLACGLAFFFTLPVGVITATTNQTPGLNVITEYIIGYLYPGYPVANMSFKVYGYISMKQALAFLQDFKLGHYMKIPPRDMFMAQVAGTLVSALVHLGTAWWLLETVPDICDRAMLPPGSPWTCPGDHVFYDASVIWGLIGPQRIFGDLGYYSAINWAFVLGAVAPAVVWLMHKAFPSQQWISLISVPVVLAGIINMPPATAVNYNSWVIIAFLSGFIAYRYYRSWWSRHNYVLSGALDAGLAFMGVLLYLALDIGHVSLDWWGSKADGCPLASCPTAEGVVVQGCPVFESWGT